In a genomic window of Acropora muricata isolate sample 2 chromosome 2, ASM3666990v1, whole genome shotgun sequence:
- the LOC136899178 gene encoding protein dispatched homolog 1-like isoform X2: MTEVRVRDCPVYGAVLSLTLAAHFLLLLVTGALYLSGYDILPADFTQVPLNLEDDVTKLRADAWKFARQDSRVTINPKAVGIQKERTIQYDLLELMYEAEDGNVLTKDNLKSIRDAELEIFNISIYQQRLCQMKKSGFCKQPLSVIRFFDGSYRSIHQNFFDPFFENITGILTLANSINITRAILDFHLDKLAVIDSANDKRAISKYTRSLFYIGYPLKEFQNTEDGVDEQREMIQSLSKDAFAELLEKKFKEGIGNVKMYYFLRALFFNAISQQVIYDLLLAGASFTFIFLFMLFQTQSLWITGWAVFSILTCFFGANLVYRVILDCRYIGIFHVLSVFIILGIGADDVFVFVDAWKASELNSFGDLSSRMSFVYRRAARVMFTTSFTTMVAFITSVFSPLLGVSTFGIFSALLVFVNYCSVIIFLPTVIVTYELYWKDYRWHCFGDLKSLQAISSRREDNVLGELADDRQERRKDNFVKPSHIVSDFLCNKYVDMFIGHRTMRWIILGVFLVFLCTTVGFAMQLEPDEEPIDVWGPGTNWYISPRLRRTAFRPSQEDDVVEVNVIWGLKDQDRSSCHFTDFKCKGKTVFDNSFDLNPTECQEAILKFCHELRNLQDHQMEKLRIRRNAVSGEPEIQCFMEKLKQYLQVLESEDRKQYSQEILMQTEVTRPHYSNNTRFTIPTRREDVRLLMSRNPHLFDITRVSDKYHRYFEALLGYWLTHANQSVASHDYHTYGGLLGGSMDPTDPSHIPNYQGGQYGNRLLFASVAVNTTMVLSKTGQSEGLKIFHNWENFVRRKVKKMPLSCKNAFQATPNGHNAWHWLKVKKVLASTAVRGILLGLGSAISLLVVMTSNWIVGLLCGAIIACITVGVVGVIPLAGWKLGVLESLNLTLVVGLAVDYVVHLADGYVRSNKQSRRDKVRETLGQVGISVLSGASTTLGASVFMLAAKILFFFQFGIFMFCTIGFSIAYALILFTTILAIFGPEGNSGSLQPPCNWFNRKPVQEEHPCEDITNPVYQSPTICQSRTATSL; this comes from the exons ATGACTGAAGTTCGAGTGCGTGATTGTCCTGTTTATGGAGCAGTACTAA GTTTAACCCTTGCGGCTCACTTTCTTTTACTCTTGGTGACTGGAGCGCTTTATCTTTCTGGATATGATATTTTGCCCGCCGATTTCACGCAGGTTCCCTTGAATTTAGAGGACGATGTCACAAAACTCCGAGCAGACGCGTGGAAATTCGCCCGGCAAGACTCACGTGTAACCATTAACCCAAAGGCCGTTGGAATTCAAAAGGAAAGGACAATTCAATATGACCTTTTAGAATTGATGTACGAAGCAGAGGATGGTAACGTTCTCACCAAGGATAATCTAAAATCAATTCGTGACGCAGAGTTGGAAATCTTTAACATTTCCATATATCAACAACGCCTTTGTCAAATGAAGAAAAGTGGATTTTGTAAGCAGCCCCTCTCTGTTATTCGCTTCTTTGACGGCAGTTACAGATCGATTCATCAAAATTTCTTCGACCCTTTCTTTGAGAATATAACCGGAATTTTAACACTGGCAAACTCAATAAACATAACAAGGGCTATCTTGGACTTTCATTTAGACAAACTTGCTGTCATTGATTCAGCTAACGACAAGCGTGCAATTTCTAAATACACAAGGTCATTATTTTACATAGGCTATCCTCTTAAAGAATTCCAAAACACGGAGGACGGAGTCGATGAACAACGGGAAATGATTCAGTCGCTCTCGAAGGATGCATTCGCAGAGTTGctagaaaagaaatttaaagaagGGATCGGCAACGTGAAAATGTACTACTTTTTGCGAGCTTTATTTTTCAATGCAATTTCTCAACAGGTTATTTATGATCTTCTTTTGGCTGGTGCAAGCTTTACTTTCATTTTCCTCTTTATGTTATTTCAAACACAATCCCTTTGGATAACGGGCTGGGCTGTATTTAGTATACTCACGTGCTTTTTTGGCGCGAATTTAGTTTACCGTGTTATTTTGGACTGCCGTTATATCGGTATTTTCCACGTTCTTTCAGTCTTCATAATCCTTGGAATTGGTGCGGATGATGTATTTGTTTTCGTTGACGCATGGAAAGCCTCCGAATTAAACTCATTTGGCGATCTTTCGTCGAGAATGTCCTTCGTGTATCGTCGGGCTGCAAGAGTAATGTTCACAACCTCCTTTACGACAATGGTGGCTTTCATCACCAGCGTGTTCTCACCTCTTCTGGGTGTGTCGACATTTGGCATATTCTCAGCATTGCTGGTTTTCGTTAACTACTGTTCAGTAATAATATTTCTCCCCACTGTCATAGTAACCTATGAGTTATATTGGAAAGATTACCGCTGGCACTGCTTTGGGGACCTGAAATCTTTGCAAGCAATAAGCTCTCGTCGAGAAGACAATGTCCTTGGAGAATTGGCCGACGATCGGCAAGAGCGAAGAAAAGACAATTTTGTGAAACCCAGTCACATTGTGAGCGATTTTCTCTGTAACAAATACGTTGACATGTTCATAGGCCACAGAACAATGCGCTGGATTATCTTGGGAGTATTTCTGGTCTTTCTTTGCACCACCGTTGGTTTTGCGATGCAACTCGAACCTGATGAAGAACCG ATTGATGTTTGGGGTCCCGGCACGAACTGGTACATTTCGCCGCGGCTGCGTCGTACGGCATTCCGTCCGAGCCAAGAAGATGATGTGGTTGAAGTCAATGTTATTTGGGGACTTAAGGATCAAGATCGCAGCTCTTGTCATTTTACCGATTTTAAATGCAAGGGAAAGACTGTGTTTGATAATAGCTTTGATCTTAACCCTACTGAATGCCAGGAGGCAATACTG aaattttgcCATGAGTTAAGGAATCTACAAGACCACCAAATGGAAAAATTGAGAATACGACGCAATGCAGTATCTGGTGAACCAGAAATTCAGTGTTTTATGgagaaattaaaacaatatcTGCAGGTACTTGAGTCAGAGGATAGAAAACAATATTCACAAGAAATCTTAATGCAG acTGAGGTAACAAGACCCCACTACTCCAACAACACACGGTTCACTATTCCTACTCGAAGAGAAGATGTTCGGCTTTTAATGTCGCGAAACCCGCATTTGTTTGACATCACTCGAGTTAGCGACAAGTATCACAGATACTTTGAGGCACTTCTTGGATACTGGTTAACTCACGCTAACCAGTCCGTAGCTTCACATGATTATCATACATATGGTGGGTTGTTGGGTGGTTCCATGGATCCAACTGACCCATCTCACATACCAAACTATCAAG gtgGACAGTATGGAAACAGACTTTTGTTTGCGTCGGTCGCTGTCAACACAACCATGGTCCTTAGTAAGACTGGTCAAAGCGAGGGTCTGAAGATTTTCCACAACTGGGAAAACTTTGTACGAAGAAAG GTGAAAAAGATGCCCTTATCTTGTAAAAATGCGTTTCAAGCCACTCCTAATGGACATAACGCCTGGCATTGGCTGAAAGTGAAAAAG GTCCTTGCATCTACTGCTGTGCGTGGAATCCTACTCGGACTGGGATCGGCTATCTCATTACTAGTCGTGATGACATCAAATTGGATTGTTGGTTTGCTATGTGGGGCTATCATAGCATGTATCACTGTTGGTGTTGTTGGGGTGATTCCACTGGCTGGTTGGAAACTTGGTGTTCTGGAGTCCCTTAATCTAACGCTGGTAGTGGGACTTGCAGTTGATTACGTAGTTCATCTCGCTGATGGCTACGTTAGATCAAATAAGCAATCACGTCGTGATAAAGTCCGTGAAACACTAGGTCAGGTGGGTATTTCGGTGTTGTCAGGTGCAAGCACAACATTGGGAGCCTCTGTGTTCATGTTAGCCGCTAaaatcctcttcttcttccaattCGGCATCTTTATGTTCTGTACCATTGGATTTTCTATTGCTTATGCTTTGATTTTGTTCACTACAATTTTGGCAATCTTTGGCCCTGAGGGAAATTCAGGATCACTACAACCGCCATGCAACTGGTTCAACCGAAAGCCTGTGCAAGAGGAACATCCTTGTGAAGATATCACTAATCCAGTGTACCAATCTCCTACGATTTGCCAATCAAGGACAGCCACTTCCCTATAG
- the LOC136899178 gene encoding protein dispatched homolog 1-like isoform X1 produces MAAYIFHLLVRKPKICFGLTLAAHFLLLLVTGALYLSGYDILPADFTQVPLNLEDDVTKLRADAWKFARQDSRVTINPKAVGIQKERTIQYDLLELMYEAEDGNVLTKDNLKSIRDAELEIFNISIYQQRLCQMKKSGFCKQPLSVIRFFDGSYRSIHQNFFDPFFENITGILTLANSINITRAILDFHLDKLAVIDSANDKRAISKYTRSLFYIGYPLKEFQNTEDGVDEQREMIQSLSKDAFAELLEKKFKEGIGNVKMYYFLRALFFNAISQQVIYDLLLAGASFTFIFLFMLFQTQSLWITGWAVFSILTCFFGANLVYRVILDCRYIGIFHVLSVFIILGIGADDVFVFVDAWKASELNSFGDLSSRMSFVYRRAARVMFTTSFTTMVAFITSVFSPLLGVSTFGIFSALLVFVNYCSVIIFLPTVIVTYELYWKDYRWHCFGDLKSLQAISSRREDNVLGELADDRQERRKDNFVKPSHIVSDFLCNKYVDMFIGHRTMRWIILGVFLVFLCTTVGFAMQLEPDEEPIDVWGPGTNWYISPRLRRTAFRPSQEDDVVEVNVIWGLKDQDRSSCHFTDFKCKGKTVFDNSFDLNPTECQEAILKFCHELRNLQDHQMEKLRIRRNAVSGEPEIQCFMEKLKQYLQVLESEDRKQYSQEILMQTEVTRPHYSNNTRFTIPTRREDVRLLMSRNPHLFDITRVSDKYHRYFEALLGYWLTHANQSVASHDYHTYGGLLGGSMDPTDPSHIPNYQGGQYGNRLLFASVAVNTTMVLSKTGQSEGLKIFHNWENFVRRKVKKMPLSCKNAFQATPNGHNAWHWLKVKKVLASTAVRGILLGLGSAISLLVVMTSNWIVGLLCGAIIACITVGVVGVIPLAGWKLGVLESLNLTLVVGLAVDYVVHLADGYVRSNKQSRRDKVRETLGQVGISVLSGASTTLGASVFMLAAKILFFFQFGIFMFCTIGFSIAYALILFTTILAIFGPEGNSGSLQPPCNWFNRKPVQEEHPCEDITNPVYQSPTICQSRTATSL; encoded by the exons ATGGCTGCTTATATTTTCCATCTGTTAGTGCGGAAACCGAAAATATGCTTTG GTTTAACCCTTGCGGCTCACTTTCTTTTACTCTTGGTGACTGGAGCGCTTTATCTTTCTGGATATGATATTTTGCCCGCCGATTTCACGCAGGTTCCCTTGAATTTAGAGGACGATGTCACAAAACTCCGAGCAGACGCGTGGAAATTCGCCCGGCAAGACTCACGTGTAACCATTAACCCAAAGGCCGTTGGAATTCAAAAGGAAAGGACAATTCAATATGACCTTTTAGAATTGATGTACGAAGCAGAGGATGGTAACGTTCTCACCAAGGATAATCTAAAATCAATTCGTGACGCAGAGTTGGAAATCTTTAACATTTCCATATATCAACAACGCCTTTGTCAAATGAAGAAAAGTGGATTTTGTAAGCAGCCCCTCTCTGTTATTCGCTTCTTTGACGGCAGTTACAGATCGATTCATCAAAATTTCTTCGACCCTTTCTTTGAGAATATAACCGGAATTTTAACACTGGCAAACTCAATAAACATAACAAGGGCTATCTTGGACTTTCATTTAGACAAACTTGCTGTCATTGATTCAGCTAACGACAAGCGTGCAATTTCTAAATACACAAGGTCATTATTTTACATAGGCTATCCTCTTAAAGAATTCCAAAACACGGAGGACGGAGTCGATGAACAACGGGAAATGATTCAGTCGCTCTCGAAGGATGCATTCGCAGAGTTGctagaaaagaaatttaaagaagGGATCGGCAACGTGAAAATGTACTACTTTTTGCGAGCTTTATTTTTCAATGCAATTTCTCAACAGGTTATTTATGATCTTCTTTTGGCTGGTGCAAGCTTTACTTTCATTTTCCTCTTTATGTTATTTCAAACACAATCCCTTTGGATAACGGGCTGGGCTGTATTTAGTATACTCACGTGCTTTTTTGGCGCGAATTTAGTTTACCGTGTTATTTTGGACTGCCGTTATATCGGTATTTTCCACGTTCTTTCAGTCTTCATAATCCTTGGAATTGGTGCGGATGATGTATTTGTTTTCGTTGACGCATGGAAAGCCTCCGAATTAAACTCATTTGGCGATCTTTCGTCGAGAATGTCCTTCGTGTATCGTCGGGCTGCAAGAGTAATGTTCACAACCTCCTTTACGACAATGGTGGCTTTCATCACCAGCGTGTTCTCACCTCTTCTGGGTGTGTCGACATTTGGCATATTCTCAGCATTGCTGGTTTTCGTTAACTACTGTTCAGTAATAATATTTCTCCCCACTGTCATAGTAACCTATGAGTTATATTGGAAAGATTACCGCTGGCACTGCTTTGGGGACCTGAAATCTTTGCAAGCAATAAGCTCTCGTCGAGAAGACAATGTCCTTGGAGAATTGGCCGACGATCGGCAAGAGCGAAGAAAAGACAATTTTGTGAAACCCAGTCACATTGTGAGCGATTTTCTCTGTAACAAATACGTTGACATGTTCATAGGCCACAGAACAATGCGCTGGATTATCTTGGGAGTATTTCTGGTCTTTCTTTGCACCACCGTTGGTTTTGCGATGCAACTCGAACCTGATGAAGAACCG ATTGATGTTTGGGGTCCCGGCACGAACTGGTACATTTCGCCGCGGCTGCGTCGTACGGCATTCCGTCCGAGCCAAGAAGATGATGTGGTTGAAGTCAATGTTATTTGGGGACTTAAGGATCAAGATCGCAGCTCTTGTCATTTTACCGATTTTAAATGCAAGGGAAAGACTGTGTTTGATAATAGCTTTGATCTTAACCCTACTGAATGCCAGGAGGCAATACTG aaattttgcCATGAGTTAAGGAATCTACAAGACCACCAAATGGAAAAATTGAGAATACGACGCAATGCAGTATCTGGTGAACCAGAAATTCAGTGTTTTATGgagaaattaaaacaatatcTGCAGGTACTTGAGTCAGAGGATAGAAAACAATATTCACAAGAAATCTTAATGCAG acTGAGGTAACAAGACCCCACTACTCCAACAACACACGGTTCACTATTCCTACTCGAAGAGAAGATGTTCGGCTTTTAATGTCGCGAAACCCGCATTTGTTTGACATCACTCGAGTTAGCGACAAGTATCACAGATACTTTGAGGCACTTCTTGGATACTGGTTAACTCACGCTAACCAGTCCGTAGCTTCACATGATTATCATACATATGGTGGGTTGTTGGGTGGTTCCATGGATCCAACTGACCCATCTCACATACCAAACTATCAAG gtgGACAGTATGGAAACAGACTTTTGTTTGCGTCGGTCGCTGTCAACACAACCATGGTCCTTAGTAAGACTGGTCAAAGCGAGGGTCTGAAGATTTTCCACAACTGGGAAAACTTTGTACGAAGAAAG GTGAAAAAGATGCCCTTATCTTGTAAAAATGCGTTTCAAGCCACTCCTAATGGACATAACGCCTGGCATTGGCTGAAAGTGAAAAAG GTCCTTGCATCTACTGCTGTGCGTGGAATCCTACTCGGACTGGGATCGGCTATCTCATTACTAGTCGTGATGACATCAAATTGGATTGTTGGTTTGCTATGTGGGGCTATCATAGCATGTATCACTGTTGGTGTTGTTGGGGTGATTCCACTGGCTGGTTGGAAACTTGGTGTTCTGGAGTCCCTTAATCTAACGCTGGTAGTGGGACTTGCAGTTGATTACGTAGTTCATCTCGCTGATGGCTACGTTAGATCAAATAAGCAATCACGTCGTGATAAAGTCCGTGAAACACTAGGTCAGGTGGGTATTTCGGTGTTGTCAGGTGCAAGCACAACATTGGGAGCCTCTGTGTTCATGTTAGCCGCTAaaatcctcttcttcttccaattCGGCATCTTTATGTTCTGTACCATTGGATTTTCTATTGCTTATGCTTTGATTTTGTTCACTACAATTTTGGCAATCTTTGGCCCTGAGGGAAATTCAGGATCACTACAACCGCCATGCAACTGGTTCAACCGAAAGCCTGTGCAAGAGGAACATCCTTGTGAAGATATCACTAATCCAGTGTACCAATCTCCTACGATTTGCCAATCAAGGACAGCCACTTCCCTATAG
- the LOC136899178 gene encoding protein dispatched homolog 1-like isoform X4, whose protein sequence is MAAYIFHLLVRKPKICFGLTLAAHFLLLLVTGALYLSGYDILPADFTQVPLNLEDDVTKLRADAWKFARQDSRVTINPKAVGIQKERTIQYDLLELMYEAEDGNVLTKDNLKSIRDAELEIFNISIYQQRLCQMKKSGFFFIILGIGADDVFVFVDAWKASELNSFGDLSSRMSFVYRRAARVMFTTSFTTMVAFITSVFSPLLGVSTFGIFSALLVFVNYCSVIIFLPTVIVTYELYWKDYRWHCFGDLKSLQAISSRREDNVLGELADDRQERRKDNFVKPSHIVSDFLCNKYVDMFIGHRTMRWIILGVFLVFLCTTVGFAMQLEPDEEPIDVWGPGTNWYISPRLRRTAFRPSQEDDVVEVNVIWGLKDQDRSSCHFTDFKCKGKTVFDNSFDLNPTECQEAILKFCHELRNLQDHQMEKLRIRRNAVSGEPEIQCFMEKLKQYLQVLESEDRKQYSQEILMQTEVTRPHYSNNTRFTIPTRREDVRLLMSRNPHLFDITRVSDKYHRYFEALLGYWLTHANQSVASHDYHTYGGLLGGSMDPTDPSHIPNYQGGQYGNRLLFASVAVNTTMVLSKTGQSEGLKIFHNWENFVRRKVKKMPLSCKNAFQATPNGHNAWHWLKVKKVLASTAVRGILLGLGSAISLLVVMTSNWIVGLLCGAIIACITVGVVGVIPLAGWKLGVLESLNLTLVVGLAVDYVVHLADGYVRSNKQSRRDKVRETLGQVGISVLSGASTTLGASVFMLAAKILFFFQFGIFMFCTIGFSIAYALILFTTILAIFGPEGNSGSLQPPCNWFNRKPVQEEHPCEDITNPVYQSPTICQSRTATSL, encoded by the exons ATGGCTGCTTATATTTTCCATCTGTTAGTGCGGAAACCGAAAATATGCTTTG GTTTAACCCTTGCGGCTCACTTTCTTTTACTCTTGGTGACTGGAGCGCTTTATCTTTCTGGATATGATATTTTGCCCGCCGATTTCACGCAGGTTCCCTTGAATTTAGAGGACGATGTCACAAAACTCCGAGCAGACGCGTGGAAATTCGCCCGGCAAGACTCACGTGTAACCATTAACCCAAAGGCCGTTGGAATTCAAAAGGAAAGGACAATTCAATATGACCTTTTAGAATTGATGTACGAAGCAGAGGATGGTAACGTTCTCACCAAGGATAATCTAAAATCAATTCGTGACGCAGAGTTGGAAATCTTTAACATTTCCATATATCAACAACGCCTTTGTCAAATGAAGAAAAGTGGATTTT TCTTCATAATCCTTGGAATTGGTGCGGATGATGTATTTGTTTTCGTTGACGCATGGAAAGCCTCCGAATTAAACTCATTTGGCGATCTTTCGTCGAGAATGTCCTTCGTGTATCGTCGGGCTGCAAGAGTAATGTTCACAACCTCCTTTACGACAATGGTGGCTTTCATCACCAGCGTGTTCTCACCTCTTCTGGGTGTGTCGACATTTGGCATATTCTCAGCATTGCTGGTTTTCGTTAACTACTGTTCAGTAATAATATTTCTCCCCACTGTCATAGTAACCTATGAGTTATATTGGAAAGATTACCGCTGGCACTGCTTTGGGGACCTGAAATCTTTGCAAGCAATAAGCTCTCGTCGAGAAGACAATGTCCTTGGAGAATTGGCCGACGATCGGCAAGAGCGAAGAAAAGACAATTTTGTGAAACCCAGTCACATTGTGAGCGATTTTCTCTGTAACAAATACGTTGACATGTTCATAGGCCACAGAACAATGCGCTGGATTATCTTGGGAGTATTTCTGGTCTTTCTTTGCACCACCGTTGGTTTTGCGATGCAACTCGAACCTGATGAAGAACCG ATTGATGTTTGGGGTCCCGGCACGAACTGGTACATTTCGCCGCGGCTGCGTCGTACGGCATTCCGTCCGAGCCAAGAAGATGATGTGGTTGAAGTCAATGTTATTTGGGGACTTAAGGATCAAGATCGCAGCTCTTGTCATTTTACCGATTTTAAATGCAAGGGAAAGACTGTGTTTGATAATAGCTTTGATCTTAACCCTACTGAATGCCAGGAGGCAATACTG aaattttgcCATGAGTTAAGGAATCTACAAGACCACCAAATGGAAAAATTGAGAATACGACGCAATGCAGTATCTGGTGAACCAGAAATTCAGTGTTTTATGgagaaattaaaacaatatcTGCAGGTACTTGAGTCAGAGGATAGAAAACAATATTCACAAGAAATCTTAATGCAG acTGAGGTAACAAGACCCCACTACTCCAACAACACACGGTTCACTATTCCTACTCGAAGAGAAGATGTTCGGCTTTTAATGTCGCGAAACCCGCATTTGTTTGACATCACTCGAGTTAGCGACAAGTATCACAGATACTTTGAGGCACTTCTTGGATACTGGTTAACTCACGCTAACCAGTCCGTAGCTTCACATGATTATCATACATATGGTGGGTTGTTGGGTGGTTCCATGGATCCAACTGACCCATCTCACATACCAAACTATCAAG gtgGACAGTATGGAAACAGACTTTTGTTTGCGTCGGTCGCTGTCAACACAACCATGGTCCTTAGTAAGACTGGTCAAAGCGAGGGTCTGAAGATTTTCCACAACTGGGAAAACTTTGTACGAAGAAAG GTGAAAAAGATGCCCTTATCTTGTAAAAATGCGTTTCAAGCCACTCCTAATGGACATAACGCCTGGCATTGGCTGAAAGTGAAAAAG GTCCTTGCATCTACTGCTGTGCGTGGAATCCTACTCGGACTGGGATCGGCTATCTCATTACTAGTCGTGATGACATCAAATTGGATTGTTGGTTTGCTATGTGGGGCTATCATAGCATGTATCACTGTTGGTGTTGTTGGGGTGATTCCACTGGCTGGTTGGAAACTTGGTGTTCTGGAGTCCCTTAATCTAACGCTGGTAGTGGGACTTGCAGTTGATTACGTAGTTCATCTCGCTGATGGCTACGTTAGATCAAATAAGCAATCACGTCGTGATAAAGTCCGTGAAACACTAGGTCAGGTGGGTATTTCGGTGTTGTCAGGTGCAAGCACAACATTGGGAGCCTCTGTGTTCATGTTAGCCGCTAaaatcctcttcttcttccaattCGGCATCTTTATGTTCTGTACCATTGGATTTTCTATTGCTTATGCTTTGATTTTGTTCACTACAATTTTGGCAATCTTTGGCCCTGAGGGAAATTCAGGATCACTACAACCGCCATGCAACTGGTTCAACCGAAAGCCTGTGCAAGAGGAACATCCTTGTGAAGATATCACTAATCCAGTGTACCAATCTCCTACGATTTGCCAATCAAGGACAGCCACTTCCCTATAG